A genomic window from Oryctolagus cuniculus chromosome 12, mOryCun1.1, whole genome shotgun sequence includes:
- the DTD2 gene encoding D-aminoacyl-tRNA deacylase 2 isoform X3, with protein MAPKAKKEAPAPPKVKAKAKALKAKKAVLKGVHSHKKKKIRTSPTFRRPKTLRLRRQPKYPRKSAPRRNKLDHYAIIKFPLTTESAVKKIEDNNTLVFIVDVKANKHQIKQAVRKLYDIDVAKVNTLISPDGEKKANVRLAPDYDALDVANKIGII; from the coding sequence atggcgccgaaggcgaagaaggaagctcctgcccctcctaaagtcaaagccaaagcgaaggccttgaaggccaagaaggcagtgctgaaaggtgtccacagccacaagaagaagaagatccgCACGTCCCCCACCTTCCGGCGGCCCAAGACACTACGCCTCCGACGGCAGCCCAAATACCCTCGGAAGAGtgcccccaggagaaacaagcttgaccactatgccatcatcaagttccccctgaccacggagtcggccgtgaagaagatagaagacaacaacacactggtgttcattgtggatgtcaaggccaacaagcaccagatcaaacaagctgtgaggaaactctatgacattgatgtggccaaagtcaacaccctgatcagCCCTGACGGAGAGAAGAAGGCGAATGTGcggctggctcctgactatgatgctctggacgttgccaacaaaattgggatcatctga